Proteins encoded within one genomic window of Pedobacter africanus:
- the feoB gene encoding ferrous iron transport protein B, translating into MDIKVALVGNPNTGKSTLFNRLTGLNQKVGNFPGVTVDKKTGYTRLADGRQVQITDLPGTYSLYPKSADERIVFQVLADAKGKSYPDVIVLIVDASNLKRNMLLYSQVADLGIPVVLALNMIDLTEKQGIKINIDKLAVKLGVQVVPISARNNIGIDALKKAIEHTNIATQVSDFDVNFLAPEAINAIKHTLSSSNNYFALQVLHQHEHLSFFNDAEQEEIEHIEQSNGFQSSKVQAEETIARYKHLSDILTDVVIEIPDNKPKNSFSDRLDAVLTHKVWGFATFMLILFVIFNAIFAWATYPMEWIENGFGWVTGFGHEHLPPGMLTDLLLDGVVAGLGGIFVFIPQIAILFAFISILEDTGYMARVTFMMDKIMSKVGLNGKSVVPMIGGLACAVPSIMAARNIENWKDRMITIMVTPLISCSARLPVYILLISLIIPADTVFGIINLQGLALMVMYLISFLAAILVAWVMKLIIKTKERSYFIMELPIYRAPRWKNVIYTMYEKSKTFVIEAGKVIIAISIILWVMAAFGPGNRFEEIDQKYAAALADPKTNTKHVETLIATEKLENSYVGLLGHAVEPIIRPLGYDWKIGIALITSFAAREAFVGTMATIYSVDGGDEDSETIRERMAASVNSKTGLPVYTFATGISLMLFYAFAMQCMSTIAIVYRETKGWKWPMIQLGYMTAMAYVAALIAYQLLK; encoded by the coding sequence GTTGGTAATCCCAATACAGGTAAATCTACCCTTTTTAATCGCCTGACAGGATTGAATCAAAAAGTAGGAAATTTTCCCGGAGTTACAGTTGATAAAAAGACCGGCTATACCCGATTGGCCGATGGCAGGCAGGTACAGATTACCGATTTGCCCGGTACCTATAGTTTGTACCCTAAAAGTGCCGATGAGCGCATCGTATTCCAGGTACTTGCCGATGCAAAAGGAAAGAGTTACCCGGATGTGATTGTGCTTATTGTGGATGCTTCTAACCTGAAACGCAATATGCTGTTATATTCACAGGTTGCCGACTTGGGAATACCAGTAGTGCTTGCCCTGAATATGATCGACCTGACGGAGAAGCAGGGCATAAAGATCAACATAGATAAATTGGCAGTAAAACTCGGCGTTCAGGTTGTCCCGATTTCTGCCCGGAACAATATCGGCATCGATGCTTTAAAAAAAGCTATAGAACATACGAATATTGCTACACAGGTAAGTGATTTTGATGTTAATTTTCTGGCACCAGAGGCCATAAACGCCATTAAGCATACACTCAGTTCCAGCAACAATTATTTCGCATTACAGGTATTGCACCAGCATGAGCATTTGAGTTTTTTTAATGATGCTGAGCAAGAGGAAATTGAGCACATAGAACAGTCGAACGGTTTCCAGTCCTCGAAAGTTCAGGCTGAAGAAACCATTGCACGTTATAAACATCTGAGCGATATTTTAACAGATGTGGTTATAGAGATACCGGACAATAAACCAAAAAACTCTTTCAGTGACCGGCTGGATGCCGTACTCACACATAAAGTATGGGGTTTTGCTACATTCATGCTGATTCTTTTTGTGATTTTCAATGCCATATTTGCCTGGGCAACCTATCCAATGGAATGGATTGAAAACGGATTTGGGTGGGTAACCGGATTTGGACATGAGCATTTGCCACCCGGAATGCTAACTGATCTGCTTTTGGATGGAGTGGTGGCGGGCCTGGGCGGTATCTTTGTATTCATTCCTCAAATTGCGATACTGTTTGCTTTTATTTCTATTTTAGAAGATACGGGCTATATGGCGCGGGTAACTTTTATGATGGATAAGATCATGAGTAAGGTAGGGCTGAATGGTAAATCAGTAGTTCCTATGATTGGTGGACTGGCTTGTGCCGTTCCTTCAATTATGGCTGCAAGAAATATAGAAAATTGGAAAGACCGGATGATCACCATTATGGTTACACCGCTGATCAGTTGTTCTGCCAGACTTCCGGTATATATTTTACTCATTTCGCTGATCATCCCTGCGGATACAGTTTTTGGGATCATTAATTTACAGGGACTGGCTCTGATGGTGATGTACCTGATCAGTTTTTTAGCTGCCATTTTGGTGGCATGGGTAATGAAGCTCATCATCAAAACAAAAGAAAGGTCGTATTTCATTATGGAACTGCCGATATACCGCGCGCCGAGATGGAAGAATGTAATCTACACCATGTATGAAAAGTCGAAGACTTTTGTGATTGAAGCTGGTAAGGTTATCATTGCAATTTCTATTATACTCTGGGTAATGGCTGCTTTTGGACCGGGAAACCGCTTTGAAGAAATTGATCAGAAGTATGCTGCCGCCTTGGCAGATCCAAAGACCAATACCAAACATGTGGAGACGCTGATCGCAACGGAAAAGCTGGAAAACTCTTATGTCGGATTGCTCGGACATGCTGTAGAGCCAATTATACGCCCCTTAGGTTATGATTGGAAGATAGGTATAGCTTTGATTACTTCTTTTGCTGCCCGTGAGGCCTTTGTTGGTACTATGGCCACCATTTATAGTGTTGATGGGGGAGATGAAGATAGTGAAACCATACGTGAAAGAATGGCCGCTTCTGTGAACAGTAAAACGGGACTACCTGTTTATACCTTTGCTACCGGTATTTCCCTGATGTTGTTTTACGCTTTCGCCATGCAATGTATGAGTACCATCGCCATTGTTTACCGTGAAACAAAGGGATGGAAATGGCCAATGATACAATTGGGGTATATGACGGCTATGGCCTATGTAGCGGCCCTTATTGCCTATCAACTTTTGAAGTAA
- a CDS encoding SprT-like domain-containing protein, whose product MEKESILSQYMPPGAAPVIAKWIDYFQCEFKISKGRATKLGDYRHPFRDTGHRISVNNNLNAYAFLVTTVHEFAHLLTWNDHRNKVKPHGNEWKHNFKRMMIPFLENDVFPEDLRKAIIGYLNNPSAASCTDLKLSRALKKYDRHMDVSRLEELPLNAVFSIKDGRKFKKGEKLRKRYRCVCLDNGNIYLFNPLAEVTLAATGT is encoded by the coding sequence GTGGAAAAGGAAAGCATTTTATCACAATATATGCCTCCCGGAGCGGCCCCGGTTATCGCAAAATGGATAGATTATTTTCAATGTGAATTTAAAATATCCAAAGGTAGGGCTACAAAGTTGGGCGATTACCGGCACCCTTTCCGGGATACCGGGCATAGGATCTCTGTAAATAATAACCTGAATGCTTATGCCTTCCTTGTCACTACAGTACATGAGTTTGCCCATTTATTAACCTGGAATGATCATCGCAACAAAGTTAAACCCCATGGCAACGAGTGGAAGCATAACTTTAAAAGGATGATGATCCCTTTTTTAGAAAATGATGTTTTTCCCGAAGATTTAAGGAAAGCAATTATTGGCTATCTGAACAATCCTTCTGCAGCCAGCTGCACCGATCTGAAACTTTCACGTGCCTTAAAGAAGTATGACAGACATATGGACGTTTCCCGGTTGGAAGAATTGCCCTTGAATGCGGTATTCAGCATTAAGGATGGCCGCAAGTTTAAAAAGGGGGAGAAATTGAGGAAGCGCTATCGTTGTGTATGCCTGGATAATGGCAATATTTATCTCTTTAATCCGCTTGCAGAAGTAACCCTGGCTGCGACGGGAACCTAA
- a CDS encoding alpha-ketoacid dehydrogenase subunit alpha/beta has translation MTFDRKDKDNVTLLNFYLQLLYPRLVEEKMLILLRQGRIGKWFSGIGQEAIAVGSTMAMKNNEYILPMHRNLGVFTSRNVPLTRLMAQWQGKLSGFTKGRDRSFHFGTQEHKIIGMISHLGPQMALADGIALADLIANKEKATLVFTGEGATSEGDFHEAINVAAVWNLPVIFLIENNGYGLSTPANEQYKCKNLVDRAVGYGIEGLQVDGNNILAVYDLIDSVATRMRENPRPVLIECLTFRMRGHEEASGTKYVPQELLEEWAKKDPIRNFEQYLLEQDILIPDAIAEIRANLKMEIEQEIEAAFNEPEPQANDEEELKDMYFPYASYSVSPEGPVQELRYLDAISDGLRIAMHKHANLVLMGQDIAEYGGAFKITEGFVQEFGKARVRNTPICESAIIGAGLGLSINGFKAVVEMQFADFVSCGFNQIVNNLAKTHYRWGEKADVVVRMPTGAGTGAGPFHSQSNEAWFTKTPGLKVIYPAFPADAKGLLLAAIEDPNPVMYFEHKYLYRSLTGPVPEGFYTMEIGKANVLRQGEQLCIITYGLGVHWALDYLDENPDISATLIDLRSLQPWDKETVSVAVQNTGRALILHEDTLSCGFGAELAAWISEHCFKYLDAPVMRCASIDTAIPMNKTLEEGFLAKSRLKQSLNQLLAY, from the coding sequence ATGACTTTCGACCGAAAAGACAAGGATAACGTTACTTTGCTGAATTTCTATTTACAGTTGCTTTATCCACGTTTGGTCGAAGAAAAAATGCTGATCCTCCTTCGTCAGGGCCGTATAGGAAAATGGTTTTCGGGCATAGGTCAGGAAGCTATTGCCGTTGGCAGTACTATGGCCATGAAAAACAATGAGTATATCCTGCCCATGCATAGAAACCTTGGTGTTTTTACCTCCCGGAATGTTCCCCTTACCCGGCTCATGGCCCAATGGCAAGGTAAGTTAAGTGGTTTTACTAAAGGGCGCGACCGCTCCTTTCACTTTGGTACTCAGGAGCATAAGATCATTGGGATGATTTCTCACCTAGGGCCTCAAATGGCACTCGCTGATGGCATTGCACTGGCAGATCTGATTGCCAATAAGGAAAAAGCAACATTGGTATTTACCGGTGAAGGTGCAACCAGTGAGGGTGATTTCCATGAAGCCATAAATGTAGCCGCTGTATGGAACCTTCCCGTCATCTTCCTTATAGAAAACAACGGTTACGGACTTTCCACACCGGCTAACGAACAATACAAATGCAAAAACCTGGTAGACAGGGCTGTCGGCTATGGGATAGAGGGCTTACAGGTGGATGGTAACAATATCCTTGCGGTATATGACCTGATTGATTCAGTGGCTACAAGAATGCGGGAAAACCCGAGACCAGTGCTTATCGAATGCCTGACCTTCCGGATGCGTGGTCATGAGGAGGCCTCTGGGACAAAGTATGTTCCTCAGGAACTGCTTGAAGAATGGGCAAAAAAAGACCCCATCCGGAATTTTGAGCAATACTTGTTGGAACAGGATATCCTTATTCCTGATGCAATTGCTGAAATCAGGGCAAATCTAAAAATGGAGATCGAACAGGAAATTGAAGCAGCCTTCAATGAGCCGGAACCTCAGGCCAATGATGAGGAGGAGTTGAAGGACATGTATTTCCCTTACGCCAGCTATTCTGTAAGTCCGGAAGGACCAGTACAGGAATTGCGTTACCTCGATGCCATTTCAGACGGGCTCCGAATTGCAATGCATAAACATGCCAACCTGGTGTTGATGGGCCAGGACATTGCTGAATATGGCGGGGCATTTAAGATTACCGAGGGTTTTGTTCAGGAGTTTGGCAAAGCCAGAGTACGCAATACTCCCATCTGCGAATCTGCTATTATAGGTGCAGGCCTGGGACTTTCAATTAATGGCTTCAAGGCTGTAGTAGAAATGCAGTTTGCAGATTTTGTTTCCTGCGGATTTAATCAAATTGTAAATAACCTGGCCAAAACACATTACCGTTGGGGAGAAAAAGCCGATGTCGTGGTACGTATGCCTACAGGTGCGGGTACCGGAGCCGGTCCTTTTCACTCTCAAAGCAATGAGGCATGGTTTACAAAAACTCCGGGACTAAAAGTAATATATCCCGCCTTTCCGGCTGACGCCAAAGGGCTATTGCTTGCAGCAATTGAAGACCCTAACCCGGTGATGTATTTTGAGCATAAATATTTATACCGAAGCTTAACCGGTCCTGTTCCGGAAGGCTTCTATACGATGGAAATCGGAAAAGCAAATGTTTTAAGGCAAGGCGAGCAGTTGTGCATAATTACTTACGGACTGGGTGTCCACTGGGCCTTGGATTACCTGGACGAAAACCCTGACATTTCAGCCACTTTGATAGATTTGAGGAGCCTGCAACCCTGGGATAAAGAAACAGTAAGTGTAGCCGTTCAAAACACGGGCAGAGCCCTTATTTTACATGAAGACACCCTAAGCTGTGGCTTTGGCGCTGAACTGGCCGCCTGGATCTCTGAGCACTGCTTTAAATATCTGGATGCACCAGTTATGCGATGTGCAAGCATTGATACCGCAATACCAATGAATAAGACACTTGAAGAGGGTTTCCTGGCAAAAAGCCGCTTAAAACAGAGCCTCAATCAGCTATTGGCCTACTAG